Within the Sulfurospirillum barnesii SES-3 genome, the region AGGATTTGTACTACCGTTTAAATGTCATTCCTATTGACTTGCCGCCACTTCGTGAACGAGGCGATGACATAGCGCTATTGGTCAATTTCTTTTTGCAAAAATCTATGAGTAACCATAAAAAAAAGGTGCTTATCACCGATGAAGCGATGGAGATTTTATGCCAATACACATGGCCTGGAAACGTGCGTGAGCTTGAAAACACCGTAGAGCGCATTGTGCTGATGGGAAGTGAAGATGGCATTAGTGCGGATGAAATGTTACTGCTTTTACCAGCATTTAATCAAAAATTGATGTGTCAAAGAAGGATATACAGTGAAGAGAGCTGAATTAGAGCAACACATACGAGAGGGCGTGCTGGTTCCTTTTATTGGGATGGGAGTCTTTAAAGAGACTCAAAATGAAGAGGGCATGCAAATCCCGTACGATAGCGATTCAATGATTTTGGCACTCAATGGCGGACGTGCGATGTCGCCACGGCTGATGTATGAGTATTCTCGTGCGGCGATGAGTTTGGAGCAACGCAAGGGAAGGGCGTACATTGAAGGGATGACAAACCATATTTTTACCTCCAAACCTTATGCCGTGCCAGAAGTGTATGTGTGGCTTAAAAGCCTTATGCCTCGCTATGTTGTGGATGTCAATTTGGATGATTCTTTGTTGAAACTCTACGCCGATACCGACCACTTTTTAGTGACAGGGGTGAGTCGGATTATGGGTGGGTATGAGCGTTTTATGGTTTACATGTACCACGCTCAGGAG harbors:
- a CDS encoding SIR2 family protein is translated as MKRAELEQHIREGVLVPFIGMGVFKETQNEEGMQIPYDSDSMILALNGGRAMSPRLMYEYSRAAMSLEQRKGRAYIEGMTNHIFTSKPYAVPEVYVWLKSLMPRYVVDVNLDDSLLKLYADTDHFLVTGVSRIMGGYERFMVYMYHAQEKRYERIEKELLNSMLPILFKPLGCVVPEKNFIISDADFVDWLTEAMGGYAIPAFLKTYRENKAYLFLGLDFDRDTFRMVANEITMGLSGGYSVGDKNELTKKEEKFLLSHHITHLETNLEHFLKGAH